The nucleotide sequence CCGTCACACTTCTGAGGCTTAGTGTTTTTTCAAGTTCAAAGGTGGAGAAGTTCGGTTTTGCGGAAGAACGGTCGGCAACAGCATTTTTAAAATCTAAATGTAATATTGAGTTTTCCTCAATTGTAAGCTCTTCTCCGGAAAGAGAACCTATTGAAGAAATCATACCGACAATAATTATTAGGTTTACAATAACAATAAACACGAGAACTAAAAAAGTTCCGAGCATACTGGCTAAAACATGGTTAAAAAAGCCTTTCATTTGTTCAAATTTTAATTAATAACACAATTAATTTATAATACTACAAAGATAAACGCTTTATTATCCAAATAAAAATTATAAAGAATGAGTAAGTTCGTTAATAACAGCTATGTATTAAAAATTAACGGTAGTTTGTAAAATTGCCCTTTTTCGGTTATTAAGAAACCGGTTTAAAGGTCCATGTAAAATAAAATTCAGAAACAATTTCGCCTTCGGAGGTCTTACCTGTTGATTTAGCTTCAACAGCTATACCTTCTCCGGTTTTTATACTTTTTTCAACCGCATTTTTTATATTAAGACCGTCTTCACAAGTGAAGAAAACTCTTGATTTAGCTTTTTTAGTAAAATCTGCACGCATATTAAACACAAGCATTGAAACTCTGGGGTTTCGTTTATGAACATGTGACAATGCTAAAACACCTGTTGAAAGTTCTGCTGCCATTGCCTGTGAAGCAAAATATATAGATTTGAAAGGATTTTGTGTGAAGAATTTAAAAGGCACACTTACAACTGCCTTTTTCTCAGTAATTTCTGTAACTTTTAAACCCGAAAAAAATGCAGAAGGTAAACTCTTCAACATAAACAATTTGAACTTGAAATTATTTCTTACAGTTTGCCTGAATTGTTCTGATTTGTCCATTTTAAAAATTTAAATTCGGTAAAACATAATTATAAATAGCAATGAAATGTGCAAAACTGCCTCCTATTACAAATAAATGCCAAATTCCGTGCGAAAAGGGAATCTTTTTGGACAGATAGAAAAACACACCGACAATATATACAATACCGCCTATTCCAAGCCATATCAGACCTGCTGTTGACAAAGAATCAAAAAGTGGTCTTATTGCAATCAGCATAACAAGCCCCATTGCAATATAAGCATAAGCCGAGATTACTCGGAATTTCTTTTTATACCAAAATATTTTAAATAAAATGCCGATTGCGGCTAAACCCCATTGAACGCCGAAGATACTCCAGCCCCAACCACCTTGCAAGGCAACGATTGTAAAGGGGGTATAGGTTCCTGCTATTAACACATAAATTGCGGAATGATCAAATTTATTTAGTTTCGCTTTTATTTTTACATTTTTAGCTGCATGATATAATGTTGAGGCTAAATATAACACAACTAAACTTGCCCCGAATATTGCAGCACTGACAACCGATATCGCAGATCCGTATATTGCAGAACGAACAATCATCAGAACTAATGCCGTTATACTTAAACCTAAGCCGATTAAGTGGGTTGTGCAATTTATAATTTCGTTAGTTTTAATATTTGCTTTTAATGTCATTTTTCTAATCTTATGTGCTTATTTTTCAAACCATTTATTTTTTACCAATGATTGAATAATTTTTAAACTTCTGTGTCCGAAAACAGGATGTTCCTGCATTGACAATTCCGTTGCTTGTTTTATGGCAACTTTTGAAGCCGGTTGTCCGGTTTCTTTTGCTTCTTTCAGCACCGATAAAGTTGTTTGATATACACCATGTTTCCATTTATTGGTCAGATGTCTTTCAAAATATTCATCATTATTAACATAACCGTATTGTTCATTCGCACAATTTACAATCCCCATTCTGTTATTCAGAAAATCAGGGACATATAAAATGCCTTTGTCAGAAAGTGCTTTATCGTCTCTGTCGTGTTCTTCTAATTGATTATTGGCAGCCCCGCAAATAATTTTTGCTTTTATTTTCGAAATTGTTTTATCATTTATGATGGCTCCGGTTGCACAAGGAGCCAAAATATCACAATTTTCAAATAGAATTGAGTTGTCATCTTTTGAAACTAATCTTGCATCCAAATTTTTTCCTGCAAATTTTTCTTTGACAGAGTTTACAACATCAGAATTTATATCAACAGCAATAACTTTTGAAACCTTCTTGTTAAATAGGTGATTAATAAGTGGCGCTGCAACATGTCCCATACCTTGAACGGCAACTGTTTTACCTTCTAATGTT is from Bacteroidales bacterium and encodes:
- a CDS encoding leucine dehydrogenase; translation: MKNQSIPNFIKTLKRNNINRFHLVYNQNTEKVESSHKELNFLADFINNDMRDFEEHEGMFFQLPDKYDVLQGAFVHRTKRGQAAGGVRFWQYDNLEDYLRDGMRLGKGMTHKNALAGLWWGGGKGVMVHNPDIDKNNPEYREYIYTEYGKLLTSIKGCYVTAEDVGTSVEDMGNIYKTTRFTTCVSENVGGSGNPSEPTSRGVLRGMEAALAFKGETLEGKTVAVQGMGHVAAPLINHLFNKKVSKVIAVDINSDVVNSVKEKFAGKNLDARLVSKDDNSILFENCDILAPCATGAIINDKTISKIKAKIICGAANNQLEEHDRDDKALSDKGILYVPDFLNNRMGIVNCANEQYGYVNNDEYFERHLTNKWKHGVYQTTLSVLKEAKETGQPASKVAIKQATELSMQEHPVFGHRSLKIIQSLVKNKWFEK
- a CDS encoding DUF4442 domain-containing protein is translated as MDKSEQFRQTVRNNFKFKLFMLKSLPSAFFSGLKVTEITEKKAVVSVPFKFFTQNPFKSIYFASQAMAAELSTGVLALSHVHKRNPRVSMLVFNMRADFTKKAKSRVFFTCEDGLNIKNAVEKSIKTGEGIAVEAKSTGKTSEGEIVSEFYFTWTFKPVS
- a CDS encoding hemolysin III family protein, with product MTLKANIKTNEIINCTTHLIGLGLSITALVLMIVRSAIYGSAISVVSAAIFGASLVVLYLASTLYHAAKNVKIKAKLNKFDHSAIYVLIAGTYTPFTIVALQGGWGWSIFGVQWGLAAIGILFKIFWYKKKFRVISAYAYIAMGLVMLIAIRPLFDSLSTAGLIWLGIGGIVYIVGVFFYLSKKIPFSHGIWHLFVIGGSFAHFIAIYNYVLPNLNF